From Triticum aestivum cultivar Chinese Spring chromosome 4A, IWGSC CS RefSeq v2.1, whole genome shotgun sequence, a single genomic window includes:
- the LOC123084326 gene encoding BTB/POZ and MATH domain-containing protein 1-like has product MSSSASASTSAIVADKVRCDIVVFKKSHAQEGPAGPAAPRSVSVLPSDLNRHLADLLETGKGADVVFEVAGHKFSAHRWLLAARSPVFNAELFVAMKESDIAVSVVRIGDMEAGVFEAFLGFMYTGSLPEMAKEEEDAMYQHLLVAADRYNMERLKLICEDKLCKRIDGSTVANVLALAELHHCRDLKDACYEFLSTPANLTEAMATDGSEHLSTSCPSVVKELIALCSAP; this is encoded by the exons ATGTCGTCCAGCGCGTCTGCCTCCACCTCCGCCATCGTCGCCGACAAGGTAAG GTGCGACATCGTCGTCTTCAAGAAGTCTCACGCCCAAGAGGGACCGGCAGGGCCCGCTGCACCAAGGTCAGTCTCGGTGCTGCCATCTGACCTGAACCGCCACCTCGCCGACCTCCTCGAGACCGGGAAGGGCGCCGACGTGGTGTTTGAGGTCGCCGGCCACAAGTTctccgcgcaccgctggctgctcgCGGCCCGGTCGCCGGTCTTCAATGCGGAGCTCTTTGTCGCAATGAAGGAGAGCGACATCGCCGTCAGCGTGGTCCGCATCGGCGACATGGAGGCGGGGGTGTTCGAGGCTTTCCTCGGCTTCATGTACACCGGCTCGCTGCCGGAGATGGcaaaggaggaggaagacgccatGTACCAGCATCTCCTTGTGGCCGCCGACAGGTATAACATGGAGAGGCTCAAGTTGATTTGCGAAGACAAGCTGTGCAAGAGAATTGATGGGAGCACCGTGGCCAACGTGTTGGCGTTGGCTGAGCTTCACCACTGCCGTGATCTCAAGGACGCATGCTACGAATTTCTCAGCACTCCTGCAAATCTTACGGAGGCCATGGCCACTGACGGTTCCGAGCATCTGAGCACAAGCTGCCCTTCTGTTGTCAAGGAGCTGATTGCCTTGTGCTCCGCACCTTAG